From Salvelinus namaycush isolate Seneca chromosome 24, SaNama_1.0, whole genome shotgun sequence, one genomic window encodes:
- the LOC120019435 gene encoding inactive hydroxysteroid dehydrogenase-like protein 1: protein MAAVDSFELLYREIARSCNSCVETLAVVGALYTASKAVILVRDCYSFVRLHFLPRLMPSTRLGQRFGEWAVIYGASEAIGKAYAEELARQGICIILISQEGASVSDTAKAISETHRVDTMVLVADFSQGHAACKPVKDALRDKDIGFLVNCVDDSLRNSPNFTGLSEDLLWDVINRNIAATTLMTRLVLPGMVERRRGAVVNISSGACYRPSPSKAALSASTAYLDNFSRALHHEYGRQGIFVQSLVPFQVAPHGSSAGGWLIPQSDVYARHAISTLGISHRTTGYWAHTLQFRLVQSMPEWIWVLGSRMLTSSC from the exons ATGGCTGCTGTTGACAGTTTTGAGCTTTTGTACAGAGAAATTGCTCGGTCATGCAATTCATGTGTGGAAACCCTAGCCGTTGTGGGTGCTCTGTATACAGCCAGCAAAGCTGTCATCCTCGTGCGGGACTGCTACAGCTTTGTCAGGTTGCATTTCCTTCCTCGACTGATGCCAAGCACGCGCCTTGGCCAACGTTTTGGTGAATGGGCTGTCATTTATG GTGCTTCAGAGGCCATAGGGAAAGCCTATGCAGAGGAGCTTGCCAGGCAGGGCATCTGCATCATCCTGATAAGCCAAGAGGGCGCCAGTGTCAGTGACACAGCCAAGGCCATATCTGAGACTCACAGAGTGGATACAATGGTGCTTGTGGCAGACTTCAGTCAGGGCCACGCAGCTTGCAAGCCTGTCAAAGACGCCTTGCGGGACAAAGATATAGGCTTTCTAGTTAACTGTGTGGATGACTCCCTTCGCAACTCGCCAAACTTTACTGGCCTGTCTGAAGACCTGTTATGGGACGTAATCAACAGAAATATTGCTGCCACCACACTGATGACGCGCCTGGTTCTACCTGGCATGGTAGAGAGGAGACGTGGAGCAGTAGTGAACATCTCTTCTGGGGCATGTTATAGACCCTCTCCAAGCAAAGCTGCTCTCTCTGCGTCTACG gCTTACCTTGACAACTTTTCCCGTGCTCTGCACCATGAATATGGTCGTCAGGGAATCTTTGTGCAAAGTCTGGTACCTTTCCAAGTGGCGCCCCATGGCTCATCAGCAGGCGGGTGGCTAATACCGCAGTCAGATGTGTATGCCCGTCATGCCATCTCCACTCTGGGCATCTCACACAGGACCACAGGCTATTGGGCCCATACACTGCAG TTTCGACTTGTGCAGTCAATGCCAGAATGGATTTGGGTCTTGGGGTCACGTATGCTCACAAGCTCATGCTGA